In a genomic window of Cytobacillus sp. FSL H8-0458:
- a CDS encoding aldo/keto reductase — MENLQSAASLHNGVKMPWLGLGVFKVQDGDEVVQSVKSAIKAGYKSIDTAAVYQNEEGVGQAIKEAGVPREELFITTKVWNSDQGYDSAIHAFETSLEKLGLNYIDLYLIHWPVKGKYKETWKALETLYKEKKVKAIGVSNFQIHHLEDLMKDAEIKPMVNQVELHPLLSQSELRDFCRSQDIQIEAWSPLAQGELLENAALKEIAQKYGKSVAQVILRWDLQNGIVTIPKSVKEHRIIENADVFDFELSSEDMDKISSLNDNRRVGPDPDNFDF; from the coding sequence ATGGAAAATCTACAATCAGCTGCATCATTACATAACGGTGTAAAAATGCCTTGGCTTGGTTTGGGTGTTTTTAAAGTTCAGGACGGAGACGAAGTTGTCCAGTCAGTCAAATCAGCCATTAAAGCAGGTTATAAAAGCATTGATACGGCAGCAGTCTATCAGAATGAAGAAGGTGTAGGCCAGGCAATCAAGGAAGCAGGCGTACCTCGGGAAGAGCTATTTATTACCACGAAAGTCTGGAATTCTGACCAGGGCTATGATTCTGCAATCCATGCATTTGAAACCAGCCTTGAAAAGCTTGGTCTCAATTATATTGACCTTTACCTGATTCACTGGCCTGTAAAAGGGAAATATAAAGAAACATGGAAAGCACTCGAAACTCTTTATAAAGAAAAGAAAGTAAAAGCAATTGGCGTGAGCAACTTTCAGATTCATCATCTGGAAGATCTAATGAAGGATGCCGAGATAAAGCCGATGGTCAATCAGGTGGAGCTTCATCCTTTACTCAGCCAGTCTGAGCTTAGAGACTTCTGCAGAAGTCAGGATATTCAGATAGAAGCATGGTCACCACTCGCACAGGGAGAGCTTCTTGAAAACGCAGCATTGAAAGAAATTGCCCAAAAGTACGGCAAATCTGTTGCACAGGTTATCTTAAGATGGGATCTTCAGAACGGAATTGTTACTATTCCAAAGTCAGTAAAAGAACATCGCATCATTGAAAATGCTGATGTATTTGACTTTGAGCTTTCTTCAGAAGATATGGACAAAATAAGCAGCTTAAATGACAATAGACGAGTAGGTCCTGACCCTGACAACTTCGATTTTTAA
- a CDS encoding beta-propeller domain-containing protein, which yields MKHKWLFLGGITLILIIMASFSFFNKLKIVSTLGGANEELIVLNNKVWEVAFSKELNPDSVNSTSVYILNEEGEKEQVRTSLKNNNKSIEIQPPDEGYHLHSPHYTLVITDDIKTKRGQNLNQSVKTAFKVINTLPAIGSREKLNSYFSKMLKEERTFFSGRDMAVSEESSSAKSSEDSAGTDFSGTNVQVTGIDEADLIKTDGTHIYKISENKVQIIKAVPADKMELESLLTFNGDFSPYQLFIEGSQLIVLGHSYKDVPESIGKESPKKKIAPAFQSVKTIVYNIENKQKPKQIRETDIEGSLLASRLMDGKVYLITSYHPEYWILERNKNTDLRPRYYDTSESKEQQIVDYNEIKYFPGSQNANYINIAVLDLNAGRKPLAVTSYLGSGNEFYMSKNNLYLAATQYNNEIIADRQMPHPDTSIFKFNIKDGKVEFQTSAEIKGNVLNQFSMDEYNGNFRVVTTKGEAWDERTPSSNSLYILDRNLKQIGQLEDLAKGERIYSARFMNDRIYMVTFKETDPLFVIDGSNPEKPYILGELKIPGFSNYLHPLDENHLIGFGHDTKITGGKEAGSQPVIATDGVKISLFDVSDTSNPVEKDTEIIGGRGTYSPLNYDHKALLVDKKKNLYGFPISIYQNKEGSQFESTFDFQGALVYKITVQNGIELQSEITHQTEEAIYEEWEDAIERLIYIGEYIYSISPQKVDAYHTDGYQKAGELRLN from the coding sequence ATGAAACATAAATGGCTTTTTCTTGGTGGTATCACATTAATCCTTATCATAATGGCGTCTTTTTCATTCTTTAACAAATTAAAAATTGTGAGTACTCTGGGAGGAGCTAATGAAGAATTAATTGTTTTAAACAATAAAGTGTGGGAGGTTGCGTTTTCAAAAGAACTTAATCCGGATAGTGTTAACAGTACCTCTGTTTATATCCTGAATGAAGAGGGAGAAAAGGAGCAGGTAAGAACCTCTCTGAAAAACAATAATAAATCCATTGAAATTCAGCCGCCCGATGAAGGATATCATCTGCATTCACCTCACTATACATTGGTGATCACAGATGATATTAAGACAAAGAGAGGACAAAATCTGAATCAATCAGTAAAAACAGCCTTTAAAGTTATTAATACATTGCCGGCAATCGGCTCAAGAGAAAAATTGAACAGTTATTTTTCAAAAATGCTTAAAGAAGAACGGACTTTCTTTTCCGGAAGGGATATGGCGGTGAGCGAGGAGAGCAGCAGTGCAAAGAGCTCAGAAGATTCTGCAGGAACAGATTTTTCGGGGACAAATGTGCAGGTTACGGGTATTGATGAAGCCGATCTGATAAAAACAGATGGAACGCACATATACAAAATCTCTGAAAATAAAGTCCAGATTATCAAGGCAGTTCCGGCAGATAAAATGGAACTGGAATCTCTGTTAACTTTTAATGGAGACTTTTCGCCCTATCAGTTATTTATAGAAGGCAGCCAATTAATCGTTTTGGGCCACAGCTATAAAGATGTACCTGAATCCATTGGGAAGGAGTCTCCGAAAAAAAAGATTGCACCTGCATTTCAATCTGTCAAAACAATTGTTTATAATATCGAAAATAAACAAAAACCAAAACAAATTAGAGAAACAGACATTGAGGGCAGCCTGCTTGCTTCAAGGCTAATGGATGGAAAAGTATATTTAATAACAAGTTATCATCCCGAATATTGGATACTGGAAAGAAATAAAAATACCGATCTGCGTCCCCGTTATTATGATACTTCCGAGAGCAAGGAGCAGCAGATTGTAGACTATAATGAAATAAAATATTTTCCCGGTTCTCAAAATGCAAATTATATTAATATAGCTGTATTGGATTTAAATGCCGGCAGGAAGCCATTAGCTGTCACAAGCTACTTAGGCAGCGGAAATGAATTTTATATGTCCAAAAACAATTTATATTTAGCAGCCACCCAATACAATAATGAAATCATCGCAGACAGACAGATGCCACATCCTGATACGAGCATCTTTAAGTTCAATATAAAAGATGGAAAAGTAGAATTCCAGACATCTGCGGAAATAAAAGGCAACGTTTTAAATCAGTTTTCAATGGATGAATACAATGGGAACTTCAGAGTCGTGACAACCAAGGGGGAAGCCTGGGATGAACGAACTCCTTCATCCAATAGCCTTTACATTTTGGATAGGAATTTAAAACAGATTGGCCAGCTCGAAGACCTGGCAAAAGGGGAGAGGATTTACTCTGCAAGGTTTATGAATGACCGGATTTATATGGTTACTTTTAAAGAAACCGATCCTCTCTTTGTTATTGATGGCTCAAATCCTGAAAAACCTTATATTCTCGGTGAATTAAAAATTCCCGGCTTCAGCAATTACCTGCACCCTTTGGATGAAAATCATCTCATTGGCTTTGGTCATGATACAAAGATTACTGGAGGCAAAGAAGCTGGCAGCCAGCCTGTTATTGCAACGGACGGTGTTAAAATATCTTTATTCGATGTAAGTGATACAAGTAATCCCGTTGAAAAGGATACAGAAATAATCGGGGGACGCGGCACCTACTCTCCTCTAAATTACGATCATAAAGCACTGCTCGTTGATAAAAAGAAAAATCTATATGGATTCCCCATTTCGATCTACCAGAATAAAGAAGGAAGCCAGTTTGAATCCACATTCGACTTCCAGGGTGCATTAGTATACAAAATTACTGTCCAAAACGGAATTGAGCTGCAAAGTGAAATTACCCACCAGACAGAAGAAGCAATCTATGAAGAATGGGAAGATGCAATCGAGAGGCTTATCTATATCGGTGAGTACATTTATAGCATTTCACCTCAAAAAGTTGATGCCTATCATACAGATGGGTACCAAAAAGCAGGAGAACTGAGGTTAAATTAA
- a CDS encoding DUF3231 family protein has protein sequence MKGSSIPKLISSEMAMLWNTYVADTAAVCCIKHYIKTNGDPDVLPVLNYALSIAEDHIVEIASLFKTEEFPIPDGFNEQDLHIDAPKLFSDITYLRFMHHLGRTGLNAYSLAKSVSARKDIRSMFKKYYEQTEKLFDMAAEAMQEKGIFIRSPYIEYPKKVKYVSDHSFLGGIAGNKRQLLAIEIAHLGTNIELSNIAKTMLLAFSQVAKEKVISNYFKKGYDMSLEHVEYFLNVLKNDDVAYPSTWDGSITDSTTSPFSDKLMMFLIASITAVGVMDFGIAIGASIRKDLAIQYAKMMIKVGNFAGDGAKMMIDNGWLENPPQSLDRDELRKK, from the coding sequence ATGAAAGGCAGCAGTATTCCTAAATTAATATCGTCCGAAATGGCCATGCTCTGGAATACCTATGTAGCAGATACAGCAGCAGTCTGCTGCATAAAGCACTATATAAAAACAAATGGGGACCCGGATGTCCTGCCGGTATTGAACTACGCGCTGAGTATCGCGGAGGATCACATAGTCGAAATTGCCTCTCTCTTTAAGACAGAAGAATTTCCCATACCTGATGGATTTAATGAGCAAGATTTGCACATTGACGCTCCCAAATTATTTTCAGACATAACTTATCTAAGATTCATGCATCATTTAGGAAGAACAGGATTGAATGCCTATTCACTTGCTAAATCAGTTTCTGCAAGAAAAGACATTCGCAGCATGTTTAAAAAATACTATGAACAAACCGAAAAACTCTTTGATATGGCAGCTGAGGCTATGCAGGAAAAAGGGATTTTCATTCGATCACCTTATATTGAATATCCCAAAAAAGTAAAGTATGTATCAGACCATAGTTTCCTTGGCGGAATTGCAGGCAACAAACGTCAGCTGCTGGCCATCGAAATTGCCCATCTGGGCACGAATATCGAGTTATCCAATATTGCCAAAACCATGCTTTTAGCATTCAGCCAGGTAGCTAAAGAAAAAGTGATAAGCAATTATTTCAAAAAAGGCTATGACATGAGCCTTGAGCATGTTGAATATTTTCTAAATGTCTTAAAAAATGACGATGTAGCCTATCCAAGCACATGGGATGGTTCTATAACAGACTCAACGACCTCACCTTTTTCGGATAAGTTAATGATGTTTCTGATCGCCAGCATAACTGCGGTCGGCGTAATGGACTTTGGAATAGCCATCGGTGCAAGCATTAGAAAAGACCTGGCAATCCAGTATGCTAAAATGATGATCAAAGTCGGTAACTTTGCAGGCGATGGAGCAAAAATGATGATTGACAACGGCTGGCTGGAAAATCCGCCTCAATCACTTGATAGAGATGAACTCAGAAAAAAATAG
- a CDS encoding globin domain-containing protein, translating into MQDFKTLFEEIGGTETIEKLVEAFYPRVYADPVLSPLFEGDIEDIKRKQRMFLTQFLGGPALYSQEFGPPAMKQRHLPFEITPLRAQRWLACMKEAFQETGIEQNPAAVLFYDRLMQVAAIMVNSPE; encoded by the coding sequence GTGCAGGATTTTAAAACACTTTTTGAAGAAATAGGCGGAACTGAAACTATTGAAAAACTTGTCGAGGCGTTTTATCCGCGTGTGTATGCAGATCCAGTTTTAAGTCCCCTTTTTGAAGGAGACATAGAGGATATTAAGCGAAAACAAAGAATGTTTCTTACACAATTTCTTGGAGGGCCGGCTCTCTACAGCCAGGAGTTTGGCCCGCCGGCCATGAAACAAAGACATCTTCCATTTGAGATTACACCATTAAGAGCGCAAAGATGGCTTGCCTGTATGAAGGAGGCCTTTCAGGAGACAGGCATTGAACAAAATCCTGCAGCTGTCCTTTTCTATGATCGATTAATGCAGGTTGCAGCGATTATGGTAAACAGCCCTGAATGA
- a CDS encoding DMT family transporter — translation MLDEGKKRNGFLLLILANMIWGGNFVIGRIGVDYFPPVFFSLIRWIIAFLLLTPFMIRQLKNDWNIIRKHMKILLLLAVTGIAGYNTIIYVALQYTTSINASVVNSTTPLFIALLAVFLLREKLLAHQAAGILLSVFGVLYVISKGSVEVFLSWKINAGDIYVLAAVFMWALYSVIGKKYADVLPLLSAFYVSVFLGILLLAPISLIEYFWLQAAKPVFTLPSIGILLYVGFLASIMAFLSWNFGVHRIGAAKAGVFLNLLPVFAIIFALSFTQEKLYLYQIIGGGIVILGVVLSSRKSLRIKNPSQEDMFSA, via the coding sequence TTGTTGGATGAGGGAAAGAAAAGAAACGGCTTTCTATTGCTGATATTAGCTAATATGATATGGGGAGGTAATTTTGTTATAGGGAGAATTGGTGTTGATTATTTTCCGCCTGTTTTTTTTTCACTTATACGCTGGATCATTGCCTTTCTGCTTTTAACTCCTTTTATGATAAGGCAGCTTAAAAATGATTGGAATATTATAAGAAAGCATATGAAGATTCTTTTGCTTTTGGCCGTTACCGGTATTGCCGGTTACAATACAATCATTTATGTTGCACTGCAATACACCACGTCTATAAATGCGTCAGTCGTAAATAGTACAACTCCGCTATTTATCGCGCTGCTAGCCGTATTTCTATTAAGAGAAAAGCTTCTGGCACACCAGGCAGCAGGAATCCTCCTGTCAGTCTTTGGGGTTTTATATGTTATATCAAAGGGATCAGTTGAAGTGTTTCTTTCATGGAAAATAAATGCCGGTGATATTTACGTTTTGGCAGCGGTTTTTATGTGGGCTTTGTATTCTGTGATTGGCAAAAAATACGCAGACGTGCTGCCTTTGCTCTCTGCTTTTTATGTATCGGTTTTTCTTGGCATTTTACTATTGGCGCCCATAAGCTTGATTGAATATTTTTGGCTTCAGGCAGCAAAACCTGTCTTCACTCTTCCCTCTATAGGGATCTTGCTGTATGTTGGGTTTCTGGCTTCCATTATGGCTTTTCTATCATGGAATTTTGGAGTTCACAGAATCGGAGCAGCCAAAGCGGGGGTTTTTCTGAATCTGCTTCCTGTTTTCGCTATTATCTTCGCCTTGAGTTTTACACAGGAAAAACTGTATTTGTATCAGATAATTGGCGGGGGAATTGTGATTCTCGGCGTAGTCCTATCTTCCAGGAAATCTTTACGGATAAAGAATCCTTCACAAGAAGATATGTTTTCCGCCTAA